In Pseudomonas sp. Leaf58, one DNA window encodes the following:
- the gcl gene encoding glyoxylate carboligase codes for MSKMRAIDAAVLVMRREGVDTAFGIPGAAINPLYSALKKVGGIDHVLARHVEGASHMAEGYTRANPGNIGVCIGTSGPAGTDMVTGLYSASADSIPILCITGQAPRARLHKEDFQAVDITSIVKPVTKWATTVLEPGQVPYAFQKAFFEMRSGRPGPVLIDLPFDVQMAEIEFDIDAYEPLAINKPTATRVQAEKALALLNDAERPLLVAGGGIINADASDKLVEFAELTGVPVIPTLMGWGTIPDDHAQMVGMVGLQTSHRYGNATLLKSDLVFGIGNRWANRHTGSVDVYTEGRKFVHVDIEPTQIGRVFTPDLGIVSDAGKALDVFLEVAREWKAAGKLKCRKAWLEDCQQRKASLQRKTHFDNVPVKPQRVYEEMNQVFGKDTCYVSTIGLSQIAGAQFLHVYKPRHWINCGQAGPLGWTIPAALGVVKADPKRKVVALSGDYDFQFMIEELAVGAQFNLPYVHVLVNNAYLGLIRQAQRGFDMDYCVQLAFENINSAEAATYGVDHVAVVEGLGCKAIRVFEPAEIAPALLKAQKMAEEFRVPVVVEVILERVTNISMGTEINAVNEFEDLALVGNDAPTAISMLD; via the coding sequence ATGAGCAAAATGAGAGCAATCGATGCAGCCGTTCTGGTCATGCGCCGTGAAGGTGTAGATACCGCGTTCGGCATCCCAGGGGCTGCCATCAACCCGTTGTACTCGGCCCTGAAGAAAGTCGGTGGCATCGATCACGTCCTCGCTCGCCACGTCGAAGGCGCCTCGCACATGGCTGAGGGCTACACCCGTGCCAACCCAGGCAATATCGGCGTGTGCATCGGCACCTCCGGCCCAGCTGGCACCGACATGGTCACTGGCCTGTACAGCGCTTCTGCCGACTCCATCCCGATCCTCTGCATCACCGGCCAGGCCCCACGTGCCCGCCTGCACAAAGAAGACTTCCAGGCCGTCGACATCACCAGCATCGTCAAGCCGGTGACCAAGTGGGCCACCACCGTTCTGGAGCCCGGCCAAGTGCCTTACGCCTTCCAGAAGGCCTTCTTTGAAATGCGCTCCGGCCGCCCAGGCCCCGTGCTGATCGACCTGCCGTTCGATGTGCAGATGGCCGAAATCGAATTCGACATCGACGCTTACGAGCCATTGGCAATCAACAAGCCAACCGCCACCCGCGTCCAGGCCGAAAAAGCCCTGGCCCTGCTCAATGACGCCGAGCGCCCATTGCTGGTAGCCGGCGGCGGCATCATCAACGCCGACGCCAGCGACAAACTGGTGGAATTCGCCGAACTGACCGGCGTACCGGTTATCCCAACCCTGATGGGCTGGGGCACCATCCCGGACGACCACGCACAAATGGTCGGCATGGTTGGCCTGCAAACCTCGCACCGTTATGGCAACGCCACGCTGCTGAAATCCGACCTGGTGTTCGGTATCGGTAACCGCTGGGCCAACCGCCACACCGGTTCGGTCGACGTCTATACCGAAGGCCGCAAGTTCGTCCATGTGGACATCGAACCAACCCAGATCGGCCGCGTGTTCACCCCCGACCTGGGCATCGTCTCCGACGCAGGCAAGGCGCTGGACGTGTTCCTCGAAGTAGCCCGCGAGTGGAAAGCCGCCGGCAAGCTGAAGTGCCGCAAAGCCTGGCTGGAAGATTGCCAGCAGCGCAAAGCCAGCCTGCAGCGCAAGACCCACTTCGACAACGTGCCGGTCAAGCCGCAGCGCGTGTACGAAGAAATGAACCAAGTGTTCGGCAAGGACACCTGCTACGTCAGCACCATCGGCCTGTCGCAGATTGCCGGCGCGCAGTTCCTGCACGTGTACAAGCCACGCCACTGGATCAACTGCGGCCAGGCCGGCCCGCTGGGCTGGACCATCCCTGCCGCCTTGGGCGTGGTAAAAGCCGACCCCAAGCGCAAGGTTGTCGCGCTGTCGGGTGACTACGACTTCCAGTTCATGATCGAAGAGCTGGCCGTGGGCGCGCAGTTCAACCTGCCCTACGTCCACGTGCTGGTGAACAACGCCTACCTGGGCCTGATCCGCCAGGCGCAGCGTGGCTTCGACATGGATTACTGTGTACAACTGGCGTTCGAGAACATCAACTCGGCTGAAGCGGCCACCTACGGTGTCGACCACGTCGCCGTCGTCGAAGGCCTGGGCTGTAAAGCCATCCGTGTATTCGAGCCGGCTGAGATCGCCCCTGCCCTGCTCAAGGCACAGAAAATGGCCGAAGAGTTCCGCGTGCCGGTAGTGGTCGAAGTGATTCTCGAGCGTGTGACCAATATTTCCATGGGCACCGAGATCAACGCGGTCAACGAATTCGAAGACCTGGCCCTGGTTGGCAACGATGCGCCAACCGCGATCTCGATGCTCGACTGA
- the hyi gene encoding hydroxypyruvate isomerase: MPRFAANLSMLFTEQDFLARFKAAADAGFSGVEYLFPYDFSAAEIKQQLDANGLTQVLFNLPAGDWAKGERGITCHPDRIEEFRAGVDKAIAYAKVLGNTQVNALAGIRPQGLQCADVRKTFVDNLKYAADKLQAAGIRLVMEMINTRDIPGFYLNTTQQALEIQAEVGSDNLFLQYDIYHMQIMEGDLARTMEANLKLINHIQLADNPGRNEPGTGEINYRFLFEHLDRIGYQGWVGAEYKPLTTTEAGLGWLKTHNAI, translated from the coding sequence ATGCCTCGCTTCGCTGCCAACCTGTCCATGCTGTTCACCGAACAGGATTTCCTGGCCCGCTTCAAAGCCGCCGCCGATGCGGGCTTCAGCGGTGTCGAATACCTTTTCCCCTACGACTTCAGCGCTGCCGAAATCAAGCAGCAGCTGGACGCCAACGGCCTGACCCAGGTGCTGTTTAACCTGCCTGCCGGCGACTGGGCCAAAGGTGAACGCGGCATTACCTGCCACCCTGACCGCATCGAAGAGTTCCGCGCCGGTGTCGACAAGGCCATCGCCTACGCCAAGGTGCTGGGCAACACCCAGGTCAACGCCCTGGCCGGCATTCGCCCGCAAGGCTTGCAGTGCGCCGACGTGCGCAAAACCTTCGTCGACAACCTCAAGTATGCCGCTGACAAGCTGCAAGCCGCCGGTATCCGCCTGGTCATGGAAATGATCAACACCCGCGATATCCCGGGCTTCTACCTGAACACCACCCAACAGGCCCTGGAAATTCAAGCCGAAGTGGGCAGCGACAACCTGTTCCTGCAGTACGACATCTACCACATGCAGATCATGGAAGGGGACCTGGCGCGCACCATGGAAGCCAACCTGAAGCTGATCAACCACATCCAGCTGGCCGACAACCCAGGCCGTAACGAACCTGGCACCGGCGAGATCAACTACCGCTTCCTGTTCGAGCACCTGGACCGCATCGGCTACCAGGGCTGGGTGGGCGCGGAATACAAGCCGTTGACCACCACCGAAGCCGGCCTGGGCTGGCTGAAGACGCACAATGCAATCTAA
- a CDS encoding 2-hydroxy-3-oxopropionate reductase, with amino-acid sequence MAKIGFIGTGIMGKPMAQNLQKAGHSIFVSTHHDAAPADLIAAGAVALANPKEVAQEAEFIIVMVPDTPQVESVLFGENGVAEGVGPNKVVIDMSSISPTATKAFAEKIKATGAAYLDAPVSGGEVGAKAATLSIMVGGCPKAFERALPLFEAMGKNITRVGGNGDGQTAKVANQIIVALNIQAVSEALLFAAKNGADPAKVREALMGGFASSKILEVHAERMIKGTFDPGFRISLHQKDLNLALEGARELGINLPNTSNAQQVFNTCAALGGSNWDHSALIKGLEHMANFSIRDDK; translated from the coding sequence ATGGCTAAAATCGGCTTCATCGGCACCGGCATCATGGGCAAGCCCATGGCCCAAAACCTGCAGAAAGCAGGCCACAGCATCTTCGTTTCCACCCACCACGACGCTGCCCCGGCTGACCTGATCGCCGCTGGCGCCGTGGCCCTGGCCAACCCGAAAGAGGTTGCCCAGGAAGCCGAATTCATCATTGTCATGGTCCCCGACACCCCGCAGGTCGAAAGCGTGCTGTTCGGTGAAAACGGCGTGGCCGAAGGCGTGGGCCCGAACAAGGTAGTGATCGACATGAGCTCGATCTCGCCTACCGCGACCAAAGCGTTTGCCGAGAAAATCAAGGCCACTGGCGCCGCCTACCTGGACGCGCCGGTGTCCGGTGGTGAAGTCGGTGCCAAGGCCGCGACCCTGAGCATTATGGTCGGCGGCTGCCCGAAAGCCTTCGAGCGCGCCCTGCCGCTGTTCGAAGCCATGGGCAAGAACATCACCCGCGTCGGCGGTAACGGCGACGGCCAGACCGCCAAGGTTGCCAACCAGATCATCGTTGCCCTGAACATCCAGGCTGTCAGCGAAGCACTGCTGTTCGCCGCCAAGAACGGCGCCGACCCTGCCAAGGTGCGTGAAGCGCTGATGGGCGGCTTCGCCTCGTCGAAGATTCTGGAAGTGCATGCCGAGCGCATGATCAAAGGTACCTTCGACCCAGGCTTCCGCATCAGCCTGCACCAGAAGGACCTGAACCTGGCCCTGGAAGGCGCCCGTGAGCTGGGCATCAACCTGCCCAACACCTCCAATGCGCAACAGGTGTTCAACACCTGCGCCGCGCTGGGCGGCAGCAACTGGGACCACTCGGCGCTGATCAAGGGCCTGGAGCACATGGCCAACTTCTCGATCCGCGACGACAAGTGA
- a CDS encoding glycerate kinase: MSVDPQKLLRELFDTAIAAAHPRQVLEPYLPADRSGRVIVIGAGKAAAAMAEVVEKSWQGEVSGLVVTRYGHGANCQKIEVVEAAHPVPDAAGLAVAKRVLELVSNLNEDDRVIFLLSGGGSALLALPAEGLTLADKQQINKALLKSGATIGEMNCVRKHLSAIKGGRLAKACWPATVYTYAISDVPGDLATVIASGPTVADPSTSADALAILKRYNIEAPKAVIDWLNNPASETVKADDPALARSHFQLIAKPQQSLEAAAVKARQAGFSPLILGDLEGESREVAKVHAGIARQIVQHGQPLKAPCVILSGGETTVTVRGNGRGGRNAEFLLSLTENLKGLPGVYALAGDTDGIDGSEENAGAFMTPGSYARAEALGLSASDELDNNNGYGYFAALDALIVTEPTRTNVNDFRAILILETAQS, from the coding sequence ATGTCGGTCGATCCGCAAAAACTTCTCCGCGAGCTGTTCGACACAGCCATCGCTGCCGCCCACCCGCGCCAAGTCCTCGAACCCTACCTGCCCGCCGACCGTAGCGGCCGGGTCATCGTCATCGGCGCCGGCAAGGCCGCAGCCGCCATGGCCGAAGTGGTCGAGAAAAGCTGGCAGGGCGAAGTCTCCGGCCTGGTCGTAACCCGTTACGGCCATGGCGCCAACTGCCAGAAGATCGAGGTGGTCGAAGCCGCCCACCCGGTCCCTGACGCCGCCGGCCTGGCCGTGGCCAAACGCGTGCTGGAGCTGGTCAGCAACCTCAATGAAGACGACCGCGTCATCTTCCTGCTGTCGGGCGGTGGGTCCGCCCTGCTGGCGTTGCCAGCCGAAGGCCTGACCCTGGCCGATAAGCAACAGATCAACAAAGCGCTGCTCAAATCCGGCGCCACCATCGGCGAGATGAACTGCGTGCGCAAGCACCTCTCGGCGATCAAGGGCGGCCGCCTGGCCAAGGCCTGCTGGCCGGCCACGGTGTACACCTATGCCATTTCCGACGTACCGGGCGACCTCGCCACGGTAATCGCCTCTGGCCCCACCGTCGCCGACCCGAGCACCTCGGCCGATGCCCTGGCCATCCTCAAGCGTTACAACATCGAGGCGCCGAAAGCCGTCATCGATTGGCTCAACAACCCGGCCTCGGAAACCGTCAAGGCCGATGACCCGGCCCTGGCCCGCAGCCACTTCCAGCTGATCGCCAAGCCCCAACAGTCGCTCGAAGCTGCTGCGGTCAAAGCCCGCCAAGCCGGGTTCAGCCCGCTGATCCTCGGCGACCTGGAAGGCGAATCGCGTGAGGTGGCCAAGGTGCACGCCGGTATTGCCCGGCAGATCGTTCAGCACGGCCAGCCGCTGAAGGCGCCGTGCGTGATCCTGTCCGGTGGCGAAACCACCGTGACCGTGCGCGGCAACGGCCGTGGCGGGCGCAACGCCGAGTTCCTGCTAAGCCTCACCGAAAACCTGAAAGGCCTGCCAGGCGTGTACGCCCTGGCCGGTGACACCGATGGCATCGATGGTTCGGAAGAAAACGCCGGCGCCTTCATGACCCCGGGCAGCTACGCCCGCGCCGAAGCCCTGGGCCTGTCGGCCAGCGATGAGCTGGACAACAACAATGGCTATGGCTACTTCGCTGCGCTGGATGCGCTGATCGTCACCGAGCCGACCCGCACCAACGTCAACGACTTCCGCGCCATCCTGATCCTCGAGACTGCCCAATCATGA
- the pyk gene encoding pyruvate kinase, which produces MTPDKKVKILATLGPAINGIDDIRQLVEAGVNIFRLNFSHGEHADHALRYQWIREVEQQLNYPLGILMDLQGPKLRVGRFADGKVQLQRGQALRLDLDKTPGDSRRVNLPHPEIIAALEPGMDLLLDDGKLRLRVTAKHSDAIDTEVLNGGELSDRKGVNVPQAVLDLSPLTEKDRRDLAFGLELGVDWVALSFVQRPEDIVEARQLIGDRAYLMAKIEKPSAVEQLQAIAELADAIMVARGDLGVEVPAESVPQIQKRIIGTCRQLGKPVVVATQMLESMRFSPAPTRAEVTDVANAVAEGADAVMLSAETASGDYPLEAVQMMSKIIRQVENGPDYQAQLDVGRPKAEATVSDAISCAIRRISGILPVAVLVNYSESGASTLRAARERPRAPILNLTPNLNTARRLSVAWGVHSVVNDRLRQVDEVVSTALEIAQAQGMASRGDTLLITAGVPFGKPGSTNTLRIETLI; this is translated from the coding sequence ATGACGCCTGATAAAAAAGTCAAAATCCTCGCCACCCTCGGCCCTGCGATCAACGGCATCGACGACATCCGCCAACTGGTCGAAGCCGGGGTGAACATCTTCCGCCTCAACTTCAGCCACGGCGAACACGCCGACCACGCCCTGCGCTACCAGTGGATCCGCGAAGTCGAGCAGCAGCTGAACTACCCACTGGGCATCCTCATGGACCTGCAAGGGCCCAAGCTGCGGGTCGGCCGCTTTGCCGACGGCAAGGTGCAGCTGCAGCGCGGCCAGGCCTTGCGCCTGGACCTGGACAAAACTCCGGGTGACAGCCGCCGGGTTAACCTGCCACACCCGGAAATCATCGCCGCGCTCGAGCCTGGCATGGACTTGCTGCTGGACGACGGCAAGCTGCGCCTGCGCGTTACTGCCAAGCACAGCGATGCGATTGACACCGAAGTGCTGAACGGCGGCGAGCTGTCCGACCGCAAGGGGGTCAACGTGCCGCAAGCCGTGCTCGACCTCTCCCCGCTTACCGAGAAAGACCGCCGCGACTTGGCCTTCGGCCTGGAACTGGGCGTGGACTGGGTGGCCCTGTCGTTCGTGCAGCGCCCGGAAGACATCGTCGAAGCACGCCAGCTGATCGGCGACCGCGCCTACCTGATGGCCAAGATCGAAAAGCCATCGGCAGTCGAACAACTGCAGGCCATCGCGGAACTGGCGGATGCGATCATGGTGGCCCGTGGCGACCTGGGCGTGGAAGTGCCGGCCGAAAGCGTGCCACAGATCCAGAAGCGCATCATCGGCACCTGCCGCCAGCTGGGCAAACCGGTGGTGGTGGCCACGCAGATGCTCGAGTCCATGCGCTTCTCGCCTGCGCCCACCCGCGCCGAAGTCACCGACGTGGCCAACGCCGTGGCCGAGGGTGCCGATGCGGTGATGCTGTCGGCCGAGACCGCCTCGGGTGACTACCCGCTGGAAGCCGTGCAGATGATGAGCAAGATCATCCGCCAGGTGGAGAACGGCCCGGACTACCAGGCTCAGCTCGACGTAGGCCGGCCGAAGGCCGAAGCCACCGTGTCGGACGCCATCAGCTGCGCCATTCGCCGAATCAGCGGCATCCTGCCGGTGGCGGTGCTGGTCAACTACAGCGAATCGGGCGCCTCTACCCTACGCGCGGCGCGTGAGCGGCCACGGGCGCCGATCCTCAACCTGACTCCGAACCTGAACACCGCACGCCGCCTGAGCGTGGCCTGGGGCGTGCACTCGGTGGTCAACGACCGCCTGCGTCAAGTGGACGAGGTGGTGTCTACTGCGCTGGAGATTGCCCAAGCACAAGGTATGGCCAGCCGTGGCGACACCCTGCTGATCACTGCCGGCGTGCCTTTCGGCAAGCCGGGGTCGACTAACACACTGCGGATCGAGACGCTGATCTAA
- a CDS encoding urea transporter — MYSKHFVNPCPDWATALLNGFSQVLLLRNPLCGLCCLLAILLTAPSLVGGALLGALAGLLTAQRRGYNRADRQAGLYCYNGVLIGILISAVLPWSAILPPLVIAAGGLSSIITHQWRKRGGKLLVAYTAPFVLLGWATLQLASPSPSGFVEADPLYALARGVGQIFLLDQPLAGLLIIVGMFIANPYAAMWAVIGSAIGGGVALLADQAQAAWLGLYGFNAALAALAFSRQGEKPWVTLLAIALALLLQPLFKMLPVPGLTAPFVGACWLMHLGSHLAQFKQRIASRLHS; from the coding sequence ATGTACAGCAAACATTTCGTCAACCCGTGCCCCGACTGGGCCACGGCGCTACTCAACGGCTTCAGCCAGGTGCTGCTGCTACGCAACCCCTTGTGCGGCCTATGCTGCCTGCTGGCCATCCTGCTGACCGCCCCCAGCCTGGTCGGTGGCGCGCTGCTGGGCGCCCTCGCCGGCCTGCTCACTGCCCAGCGCCGCGGCTACAACCGCGCCGACCGCCAGGCCGGCCTGTACTGCTACAACGGCGTGCTGATCGGCATCCTGATCAGTGCCGTGCTGCCCTGGTCAGCCATCTTGCCGCCGCTGGTCATCGCCGCCGGCGGCCTGTCCAGCATCATCACCCATCAATGGCGCAAGCGCGGCGGCAAGCTGCTGGTCGCCTACACTGCGCCGTTCGTGTTGCTAGGCTGGGCCACACTGCAACTAGCCAGCCCCTCGCCCAGCGGCTTCGTCGAAGCCGACCCGCTGTATGCCCTGGCGCGTGGCGTGGGGCAGATCTTTTTGCTCGACCAGCCGCTGGCCGGTTTGTTGATCATCGTCGGCATGTTCATCGCCAACCCTTATGCGGCAATGTGGGCGGTGATCGGCTCGGCCATCGGTGGCGGCGTGGCATTGCTCGCTGACCAGGCGCAGGCGGCGTGGCTAGGCCTGTACGGCTTCAACGCAGCGCTGGCGGCACTGGCCTTCAGCAGGCAAGGTGAAAAACCCTGGGTGACGCTACTGGCGATTGCCTTGGCGTTGCTGCTGCAACCGCTGTTCAAAATGCTGCCGGTGCCCGGCCTGACCGCGCCCTTCGTCGGCGCTTGCTGGCTGATGCACCTGGGTAGCCACCTGGCCCAGTTCAAACAGCGAATCGCCAGCCGCTTGCACAGCTGA
- a CDS encoding ion transporter: protein MNNPASLREQLYIIVFQTDTVAGRRFDKILLLIILASLVTVILDSIDEVHQSYAGLLAAIEWGFTAIFLVEYLTRLYCSPKPLRYAFSFYGLVDLLAIVPGIIALYYSDAQYLLIIRVIRMLRIFRVLKLSPYLKQAHYLMEALRGSKQKIIVFLVTVSTLVTVFGTLMYVIEGPEHGFTSIPKGIYWAIVTLTTVGFGDIVPKTPLGQVLSSLVMITGYSIIAVPTGIFTAELANAMRGEQLQHDCPTCSKKSHEHGAAFCSRCGNMLFPKQ, encoded by the coding sequence ATGAACAACCCTGCGAGCCTGCGCGAGCAGCTCTACATCATCGTCTTCCAGACCGATACCGTGGCTGGAAGGCGCTTTGACAAGATTCTCCTGCTGATTATTCTGGCCAGCTTGGTCACGGTCATCCTCGACAGCATCGACGAAGTACACCAGAGCTACGCAGGCCTTCTGGCGGCCATCGAATGGGGCTTTACCGCGATCTTCCTGGTCGAGTACCTGACCCGCTTGTACTGCTCGCCCAAGCCCCTGCGTTATGCCTTCAGCTTTTATGGCCTGGTCGACTTGCTGGCGATCGTGCCGGGGATCATTGCGCTGTACTACAGCGACGCCCAGTACCTGTTGATCATCCGCGTGATACGGATGCTGCGGATCTTCCGCGTACTAAAGCTCAGCCCCTACCTGAAGCAGGCTCATTACCTGATGGAGGCGCTGCGCGGCAGCAAGCAGAAGATCATCGTGTTCCTGGTGACGGTATCGACCCTGGTCACGGTGTTCGGCACCTTGATGTATGTGATCGAAGGGCCTGAGCATGGCTTTACCAGTATTCCCAAAGGCATCTACTGGGCCATCGTCACCCTGACCACAGTGGGCTTTGGCGACATCGTGCCGAAGACACCACTGGGGCAGGTGCTGTCGTCGCTGGTGATGATTACCGGTTATTCGATCATTGCCGTGCCAACCGGGATCTTTACCGCCGAACTGGCCAATGCCATGCGCGGGGAGCAGTTGCAGCATGATTGCCCGACCTGCAGCAAGAAGAGCCATGAGCATGGGGCAGCGTTCTGTTCCCGCTGCGGCAATATGCTGTTTCCCAAGCAGTGA
- a CDS encoding sulfate ABC transporter substrate-binding protein, which translates to MKKLFTASLLAAGLALGNFAQAAPTLLNVSYDVMRDFYKDYNPAFQKHWEAEHNEKVNVQMSFGGSSKQARAVIDGLPADVITMNMATDINALADNGKLVPDNWVTRLPNNSAPFTSATVFIVRKGNPKALKDWPDLLKDGVQVIVPNPKTSGNGRYTYLSAWGYVLKQGGDENKAKAFVGKLFKQAPVLDTGGRAATTTFMTNQIGDVLVTFENEAEMIAREFGRDQFEVVYPSVSAEAEPPVSVVDKVVARKGTQAAAEEYLKYLWSPAAQEIAAQNYLRPRDATVLAKYTDRFPKVDFLSVEKTFGDWRTVQKTHFNDGGVFDQIYTNQ; encoded by the coding sequence GTGAAAAAACTCTTCACCGCCTCGCTGCTCGCCGCAGGCCTTGCCTTGGGCAATTTCGCCCAGGCTGCCCCGACCCTGCTCAACGTCTCCTACGACGTGATGCGCGACTTCTACAAGGACTACAACCCGGCCTTCCAGAAGCACTGGGAAGCCGAGCACAACGAGAAGGTCAACGTGCAAATGTCCTTCGGCGGCTCGAGCAAGCAGGCGCGTGCGGTGATCGATGGGCTGCCAGCCGATGTCATTACCATGAACATGGCCACCGACATCAACGCCCTGGCTGACAACGGCAAGCTGGTGCCGGACAACTGGGTAACCCGCCTGCCAAACAACAGCGCGCCGTTCACCTCGGCCACGGTATTCATCGTGCGCAAAGGCAACCCAAAGGCGCTGAAAGACTGGCCCGACCTGCTCAAGGACGGCGTGCAGGTGATCGTGCCCAACCCCAAGACCTCGGGTAACGGCCGCTACACCTACCTGTCGGCCTGGGGCTATGTGCTCAAGCAGGGCGGTGATGAAAACAAAGCCAAGGCGTTCGTCGGCAAGCTGTTCAAGCAGGCGCCAGTGCTGGACACCGGTGGCCGTGCCGCCACCACCACCTTCATGACCAACCAGATCGGCGATGTGCTGGTCACCTTCGAGAACGAAGCCGAGATGATCGCCCGCGAGTTCGGCCGCGACCAGTTCGAAGTGGTCTACCCAAGCGTTTCTGCTGAAGCCGAACCGCCGGTGAGTGTGGTCGACAAAGTGGTGGCCAGAAAGGGCACCCAGGCTGCCGCCGAGGAATACCTGAAATACTTGTGGTCACCCGCAGCGCAGGAAATCGCCGCGCAAAACTACCTGCGCCCGCGTGATGCGACGGTACTGGCCAAGTACACCGATCGCTTCCCGAAAGTGGACTTTCTGTCGGTGGAGAAAACCTTCGGTGACTGGCGCACCGTGCAGAAGACCCACTTCAATGATGGTGGGGTATTTGACCAGATCTACACCAATCAGTAA
- a CDS encoding class I SAM-dependent methyltransferase, whose product MTSPIQILEQHLLAALDPAPQETRRLFHGRGRCWAGLEQVTVDWLQGVLSVALFREPPEGQLGELEAMLRSLAERPQWAGQAIIIQHRYLPDSPGQWLLGEPCQQREVVEDGLTYLLDLGVRQNNGLFLDMRYGRRWVREQAAGKRVLNLFAYTCGFSVAAIAGGAEQVVNLDMAKSALSRGRDNHRLNGHDASRVAYLGHELFKSWGKVRKYGPYDLVIIDPPTFQRGSFVLTQDYAKILRRLPELLSAGGTVLACVNDPGIGPEFLIEGMAQQAPGLAFVERLENPPEFPDVDPAGGLKALVFRQV is encoded by the coding sequence ATGACTTCGCCGATCCAGATTCTGGAGCAACACCTGCTCGCCGCCCTCGACCCTGCCCCGCAGGAAACCCGCCGCCTGTTCCATGGCCGTGGCCGCTGCTGGGCGGGCCTGGAACAGGTTACCGTCGACTGGCTGCAAGGCGTGCTGTCGGTCGCCCTGTTCCGCGAGCCGCCCGAGGGCCAGTTGGGCGAACTGGAAGCGATGTTGCGCAGCCTTGCCGAGCGCCCGCAGTGGGCGGGCCAGGCCATCATCATCCAGCACCGCTACCTGCCCGACAGCCCCGGCCAGTGGCTGCTGGGCGAGCCGTGTCAGCAACGCGAGGTGGTCGAGGACGGCCTGACCTACCTGCTGGACCTGGGGGTGCGACAGAACAATGGCCTGTTCCTCGACATGCGTTATGGCCGGCGCTGGGTGCGTGAGCAGGCGGCAGGTAAACGCGTGTTGAACCTGTTCGCGTACACCTGCGGCTTTTCGGTGGCGGCCATTGCCGGGGGCGCCGAGCAGGTGGTGAACCTGGATATGGCCAAGTCGGCGTTGTCCCGCGGCCGCGACAACCATCGCCTGAATGGCCACGATGCATCGCGGGTGGCGTACTTGGGGCATGAGCTGTTCAAATCGTGGGGCAAGGTGCGCAAGTACGGGCCTTACGACCTGGTCATCATCGACCCGCCGACCTTCCAGCGTGGCAGCTTCGTGCTGACCCAGGATTACGCGAAGATCCTGCGGCGCTTGCCGGAGTTGTTGAGCGCGGGCGGCACCGTGCTGGCGTGCGTCAACGACCCGGGGATCGGGCCGGAGTTTCTGATCGAGGGGATGGCACAGCAGGCGCCGGGGTTGGCGTTTGTCGAGCGGCTGGAGAACCCGCCGGAGTTTCCTGATGTGGACCCGGCGGGTGGGCTGAAGGCCTTGGTATTCCGCCAGGTGTGA
- a CDS encoding DMT family transporter: protein MDSSLRRGSLEMVAAMLISGTIGWFVLVSGQPVLEVVFWRCVFGAGTLLVICAGFGFLRPGVISRTAFLLAIASGVAIVGNWVLLFASYSRASIAIGTAVYNVQPFMLVGLAALFLGEKITLAKVTWLSVAFLGMLAIVSAHGVGQGSGEGYLLGIALALGAALLYAIAALIIKRLSGTPPHLIALIQVTTGMLLLAPWVKLGGLPGEVPALASLVTLGMVHTGLMYVLLYSAIQRLPTALTGALSFIYPIAAILVDWVAFGHRLAPLQWLGVGLILLAAAGMQQGWWFRPRALACRR from the coding sequence ATGGACAGTTCATTACGTCGTGGTTCGCTGGAAATGGTCGCCGCCATGTTGATTTCCGGGACCATCGGCTGGTTCGTGTTGGTGTCGGGCCAGCCGGTGCTGGAGGTGGTGTTCTGGCGCTGTGTGTTCGGTGCCGGAACCTTGCTGGTGATTTGCGCGGGGTTCGGCTTTCTGCGGCCGGGCGTGATCAGCCGCACGGCGTTCCTCCTGGCGATTGCCAGCGGTGTGGCCATCGTCGGCAATTGGGTGTTGTTGTTCGCTTCCTACTCGCGGGCGTCGATTGCCATCGGCACGGCGGTGTACAACGTGCAACCGTTCATGCTGGTGGGCCTGGCGGCGCTGTTCCTGGGCGAGAAAATCACCTTGGCCAAGGTTACCTGGTTGAGCGTGGCGTTCCTCGGCATGTTGGCAATCGTCAGTGCCCATGGTGTGGGGCAGGGGAGTGGGGAGGGCTATCTCCTGGGCATTGCCCTGGCGCTCGGCGCGGCGTTGTTGTATGCCATTGCAGCGCTGATCATCAAGCGCCTGAGCGGCACCCCGCCGCACTTGATCGCTTTGATCCAGGTGACCACGGGTATGTTGCTGCTGGCACCTTGGGTCAAATTGGGCGGGTTGCCGGGCGAAGTACCGGCGCTGGCCAGCCTGGTGACCTTGGGTATGGTGCATACCGGCTTGATGTATGTGCTGCTGTACAGCGCCATTCAGCGTTTACCCACGGCGTTGACCGGGGCGCTGTCGTTCATTTACCCGATTGCGGCGATTCTGGTGGACTGGGTAGCGTTTGGGCACCGGTTGGCGCCGCTGCAGTGGCTGGGGGTGGGGTTGATCTTGCTGGCGGCGGCGGGGATGCAGCAGGGGTGGTGGTTCCGGCCCAGGGCGCTGGCTTGCCGGCGATAG